GAGCCCTTCAGTACTGGTTCATCTACTCCAACACCTTTCAAGGCCGCAACGTTGGACAAGCCAACACCTTCACCACCGGCCTCATGTATACCCTTCCTTTCGAAAAGCGAGCCACCCCGTGACAATGAGAATGACCAGGAAAACGCCTCTCTTCCGCGCATCGATCTCAGCCGCAATCTTCCTTGCCCTGGCCCTGAGCACCTCCAGCTGTAGCAAGGACATCCCCTCTTCCGAGCCCTTGCCGACAGTCACTCCGGCGAACACCGACGCCAACGCCGGATCATGGAAGATGATCGTTCTCTCAGGTCCCACGCAGATCCCTGTGACAGCCCCGGCCCCTGTAAGCGACCCCGGCTATCAGTCTGAGTTAGCATCCATCAAGGCCGCACAGGCCAGCCTCACCGATGCGCAAAAGACCGCCATCACCTATTGGAGCAGCGGCGGCGTCCTCCGTTGGAATCAGATCATGCGGGAGATTGCAGCGCGCTCCGATCTGCCGCCCTCTCCAAATCCGGACGGAAGCTATCCCGTTCCAAATCCCGCAAATCCATTCGCGAATCCGCAATATCCGTTCAGTAACCCTCCCTACGCGGCACGCGCCTACAGTTACGTCTCTGTCGCGCAGTTTGAGGCCCTCAAGGCCGCGTGGTACTACAAGTACCTGTACAATCGCCCCTCCCCCTTCAAAGCGGACACCAGCATCAAGGCGCTGCTGCCGACCAGCGACATTCCCTCCTACCCCTCCGAAGATGCCGTCGAAGCAGGAGTCAACGTTGCTCTGCTCACGCTCCTCTTCCCCACCTCGGTCGATGAGATCAACGCCAAGGCAGCCGAGCAGCAACAAGTCGCCCTCATCTCCGGCAGAGCGTCCGCCAGCGACATCGCCGCGGGAGTAGCCCTGGGCAAAGCCGTCGCCGCCGTCTTCGCTGCTCGCGCCGCCTCCGACGGAATGAAGGCAGCCGGCGGAAACGCTGCTCTCTGGCAGTCCCTCGCCGACAATGCAACCGCGCGCGGAGAGATCCCCTGGATCAGCCAGGACGGTCCACCTCGCCCGCCCATGCTCCCCGTCTTCGGCAAGGTCAAGGTGTGGATGATGACTCCCAACGACATCGTGAACGAGCGGCCGGGTCCGCCTCCATCCACCTCATCCCCTCAAATGCAGACCGAAACCGCCGAAGTGAAAAGCATCGTCAACAGTCTTACCCGCGACCAGCAGGCGACGGTCTACAAATGGGCCGATGGAGTCAGTACCGTAACTCCTCCTGGCCACTGGGACGCCATCGCCGAGCCGTACATCAGCGCTGCCAGTTTCAGCGAGGTTCGCGCCTCACGCGTCTTCGCGCTGCTCAATATGGCACTCCATGACGCCGCCGTTGGCTGCTGGGATGCGAAGTACTTTTACTTCAACCCCCGACCCTCGCAGCTCGATCCCTCCATCAAGACCCAGACCGGACTTCCAAACTTTCCATCCTACGTCTCAGGCCACTCAGACTTCTCCGCCGCAGGCTCCGATGTCTTGTCCTATCTCTTCCCCGACGGGGCAACCTACTTTCAAGCGCAGATGCAGGAGGCCGCCATGTCCAGGCTCTACGCGGGCATCCACTATCGTTCAGATATCGAAGTTGGAATGGATCATGGCAAGAGAATCGGAGACTACACGGTCAGGTTTGCAAAGACAGACGGAGCAAACTAAAAACGACAGACGGAAGACGTAAAACGCAAGCTAAGTCCACGCAGCGCGAGATCACTGTGGCCCTCCCGACCACTGGGAGGGCCACAGTGGATCGATCCGCCAATCAAGGGAAAGCCGGGTGCCCCATTCATCGCGTCGCACTTGCGCGATGAGTGGGCTCCGCTCTGCCGAAGGCCGGAGTGAAGGCGAAGCCGCAACGACTGAATTGCCTTCTTCCATCCGGCCACAACTCCGCCGGCTCATCAATGAATCAAGAATCCGAGCGTAAGCTATCCAGCATCTCCCGAACGGTCAGCCCAGACACCGGATGCACCATCTCCGGCGCGATCTCCCCCAGCGGATCCAGCACAAACCTCCGCGCCTGCATCTCCGGATGAGGCAGCACTAGCTCCTCGGTCTCCATCACCGCTGCATGCCCCTCTGCATCGACATATAGCAACAGATCCAGATCGATCACCCGCGGGCCCTTCGCCACAGCCCCAACCCGCTCCCGCCCCATCGCCCGCTCCACCACAAGCAGCTCCCTTAGCAAAGTCACCGGCTCCAACTCAGTCTCAAGCAGCAAAGCAGCATTCAGGAATCTAGGCTGATCCAGAAACCCCACCGGCTCCGTATCGTAAAACGACGAGACCGCCGTCACCTCACCCAGCGGTCGGATCAACCGCACCGCCTCCTCCAGATTCGCCTCACGGTCCCCGAAGGACGATTCCAGGTTCGACCCCAACGCGATCGCCGCCACAGCCTTCACGCCCACCCCGCTCGAAAACGGGGCTTAGCAGCCACACAAATCACCACATCGTCACCACAATCCACCATCAACAAACCACGCGTTTCGACCACAAAATCACGAAACCGTAGCTGGTTGCAACTGGCCCATCACCCTGGCCGGCTCTGCTACCTCATCGTACCCATGCGCCAGCTCCCATGCCGACCTGTCTCGCATAAGTCGTTGCACAAGAGCAGTATGCATCGCATGTCCAGCCCGCTCGGCCACCACATGGCCCTGAATCCGACGCCCCGCCAACGCCAAATCCCCAATCAAATCCAGCACTTTGTGCCGGACAAACTCGTCATTGAAGCGAAGTGGCCCATTTACAACACCTTGCCGCGAAAGAATAATCGCGCTCTCATCCGAAACTCCACGAATCAGGCCCATATCCCGCAACATAGCCTCATCCTCCTTAAATCCGAAAGTACGCGCGGGAGCAATTAACTTAACATAGTCCCCAGTCGCAAGATCCCCCCTAAACGTCTCATACCCAATAGGTTGCGGGAAGTCGATCGTGTACTGAATTCGATAGCCCGACCCCGGATAGACCCCGATAAACTTCGATCCCTCCCGCACCTCAACCTCTTTTAAAATCTTTAGGTACTCCCGTTTACGCCGTTGCTGCTTAAGCCCAACAGAATGAAATGCTTGCACGTAGGGCAAAGAACTTCCATCCAGAAT
This Tunturibacter gelidoferens DNA region includes the following protein-coding sequences:
- a CDS encoding phosphatase PAP2 family protein, translating into MTRKTPLFRASISAAIFLALALSTSSCSKDIPSSEPLPTVTPANTDANAGSWKMIVLSGPTQIPVTAPAPVSDPGYQSELASIKAAQASLTDAQKTAITYWSSGGVLRWNQIMREIAARSDLPPSPNPDGSYPVPNPANPFANPQYPFSNPPYAARAYSYVSVAQFEALKAAWYYKYLYNRPSPFKADTSIKALLPTSDIPSYPSEDAVEAGVNVALLTLLFPTSVDEINAKAAEQQQVALISGRASASDIAAGVALGKAVAAVFAARAASDGMKAAGGNAALWQSLADNATARGEIPWISQDGPPRPPMLPVFGKVKVWMMTPNDIVNERPGPPPSTSSPQMQTETAEVKSIVNSLTRDQQATVYKWADGVSTVTPPGHWDAIAEPYISAASFSEVRASRVFALLNMALHDAAVGCWDAKYFYFNPRPSQLDPSIKTQTGLPNFPSYVSGHSDFSAAGSDVLSYLFPDGATYFQAQMQEAAMSRLYAGIHYRSDIEVGMDHGKRIGDYTVRFAKTDGAN
- the folK gene encoding 2-amino-4-hydroxy-6-hydroxymethyldihydropteridine diphosphokinase, with amino-acid sequence MGVKAVAAIALGSNLESSFGDREANLEEAVRLIRPLGEVTAVSSFYDTEPVGFLDQPRFLNAALLLETELEPVTLLRELLVVERAMGRERVGAVAKGPRVIDLDLLLYVDAEGHAAVMETEELVLPHPEMQARRFVLDPLGEIAPEMVHPVSGLTVREMLDSLRSDS
- the lpxC gene encoding UDP-3-O-acyl-N-acetylglucosamine deacetylase, yielding MALEAHFEQTIRSEIEFSGIGLHSGAPVLMRLVPAPAGSGIVFRRTDLDNFEIAAIGRNVAKVSYATSLMRQSVLISTTEHLLSALIGFGVDNVIVEVDNLEVPILDGSSLPYVQAFHSVGLKQQRRKREYLKILKEVEVREGSKFIGVYPGSGYRIQYTIDFPQPIGYETFRGDLATGDYVKLIAPARTFGFKEDEAMLRDMGLIRGVSDESAIILSRQGVVNGPLRFNDEFVRHKVLDLIGDLALAGRRIQGHVVAERAGHAMHTALVQRLMRDRSAWELAHGYDEVAEPARVMGQLQPATVS